The following coding sequences are from one Luteimonas sp. S4-F44 window:
- a CDS encoding excinuclease ABC subunit UvrA, with protein sequence MPKPPSPSTPPGPAQCVRVRGAREHNLKDVDVDIPRDALVVFTGVSGSGKSSLAFGTLFAEAQRRYLDSISPYARRLIDQAGVPQVDAIEGLPPAVALQQARGTPTARSSVGSLTTISNSLRMLYSRAGDYPPGQSIIYADGFSPNTPAGACPTCHGLGRIYDATEASMVPDRSLTIRERAVAAWPGAWHGQNQRDILTTLGIDVDVPWSKLPKKTRDWILFTDEQPVVPVYAGFGLDEVRRALKKKMEPSYMGTFTSARRHVLHTFANTQSPQQKKRAAQYLIGADCPECHGKRLRREALSVTFAGLDIAAFSQRPLDELAGLLAPAAAGKTHARAHPEQALAAQRIAQDLLARIAVLQDLGLGYLTLARSTPTLSPGELQRLRLGTQIRSQLFGVVYVMDEPSAGLHPADAQALLRALDQLKGAGNSLFVVEHEIDVIRHADWIVDVGPAAGEQGGRVLYSGPPAGLADVEASATRRYLFAGHAPEASRLRAPTGWLQLRGIVRNNVCGLDVDLPLGVFTTVTGVSGSGKSSLVSQALVELLGAHLGQAGDADEASLDPLERGVEAAVEGRIVGGLDELRRLVRVDQKPIGRTPRSNLATYTGLFDHVRKRFADTPAARRRRFDAGHFSFNVAKGRCATCEGEGFVSVELLFMPSVYAPCPTCHGSRFDAKTLAITLRGKSIADVLGMTVAEAAAFFEDDAAIARPLQVLLEVGLGYLRLGQPATELSGGEAQRIKLASELQRAQRRGTVYVLDEPTTGLHPSDVDTLMTQLHGLVDAGNTVIVVEHDMRVAAASDWVVDMGPGAGAAGGHVVVAGTPEAVAKHRTSRTALFLREAMA encoded by the coding sequence ATGCCCAAGCCACCGTCGCCGTCGACGCCGCCCGGCCCCGCGCAATGCGTGCGCGTGCGCGGCGCGCGCGAGCACAACCTCAAGGACGTCGATGTCGACATCCCGCGCGATGCGCTGGTGGTGTTTACCGGCGTGTCGGGCTCGGGCAAGTCGTCGCTGGCCTTCGGCACATTGTTCGCCGAGGCGCAGCGGCGCTACCTCGATTCGATCTCGCCTTACGCGCGCCGGTTGATCGACCAGGCCGGCGTGCCGCAGGTCGATGCGATCGAGGGCCTGCCGCCGGCGGTTGCGCTGCAGCAGGCGCGTGGTACGCCGACCGCGCGCTCGTCGGTGGGCAGCTTGACGACGATCTCCAATTCGCTGCGCATGTTGTACTCGCGCGCAGGCGACTACCCGCCGGGGCAATCGATCATCTACGCCGACGGGTTCTCGCCCAACACGCCGGCCGGCGCATGCCCGACCTGTCACGGGTTGGGCCGGATCTACGACGCGACCGAGGCGTCGATGGTGCCCGATCGCAGTCTGACGATCCGCGAGCGCGCGGTCGCGGCGTGGCCGGGTGCCTGGCACGGCCAGAACCAGCGCGACATCCTGACCACGCTCGGCATCGACGTCGACGTGCCGTGGTCGAAGCTGCCGAAGAAGACCCGCGACTGGATTCTGTTCACCGACGAGCAACCCGTGGTGCCGGTGTATGCCGGCTTCGGCCTGGACGAAGTGCGGCGTGCGCTGAAGAAGAAAATGGAGCCCAGCTACATGGGTACCTTCACCAGTGCGCGGCGGCATGTACTGCACACCTTTGCCAATACCCAGAGCCCGCAACAGAAAAAACGTGCGGCGCAGTACCTGATCGGGGCCGACTGCCCCGAGTGCCACGGCAAGCGTCTGCGCCGCGAGGCGCTGTCGGTGACCTTCGCCGGGCTGGACATCGCCGCGTTCTCGCAGCGCCCGCTCGACGAACTTGCCGGCCTGCTGGCGCCGGCCGCGGCCGGCAAGACCCATGCCCGCGCGCATCCGGAGCAGGCGCTGGCCGCGCAGCGCATCGCGCAGGACCTGCTGGCGCGCATCGCGGTGTTGCAGGACCTGGGGCTGGGGTATCTGACGCTCGCGCGCAGCACACCGACGCTGTCGCCGGGTGAGTTGCAGCGCCTGCGCCTGGGCACGCAGATCCGCTCGCAGCTGTTCGGCGTGGTCTACGTGATGGACGAACCCTCGGCCGGCCTGCATCCGGCCGATGCGCAGGCGCTGCTGCGCGCGCTCGATCAGCTCAAGGGCGCCGGTAATTCGTTGTTCGTGGTCGAGCACGAGATCGACGTGATCCGGCATGCGGACTGGATCGTCGACGTCGGGCCGGCCGCGGGCGAGCAGGGCGGCCGGGTGCTCTACAGCGGACCGCCGGCGGGCCTGGCGGACGTCGAGGCCTCGGCGACGCGGCGCTATCTGTTCGCCGGGCACGCCCCCGAGGCCAGCCGCCTGCGCGCGCCGACCGGCTGGCTGCAACTGCGCGGCATCGTGCGCAACAACGTCTGCGGGCTCGATGTCGACCTGCCGCTGGGCGTATTCACGACCGTCACCGGGGTCAGCGGGTCGGGCAAGTCGTCGCTGGTGAGCCAGGCGCTGGTCGAACTGCTGGGCGCGCACCTAGGGCAGGCCGGCGATGCCGACGAGGCGTCGCTCGATCCGCTCGAACGTGGTGTCGAGGCCGCGGTCGAGGGGAGGATCGTCGGCGGGCTCGATGAGCTGCGCCGGCTGGTGCGCGTGGACCAGAAGCCGATCGGACGCACGCCGCGCTCGAACCTGGCCACCTACACCGGCCTGTTCGACCATGTGCGCAAGCGCTTCGCCGACACCCCGGCCGCGCGCCGTCGCCGCTTCGATGCCGGGCACTTCTCGTTCAACGTCGCCAAAGGGCGTTGCGCCACCTGCGAGGGCGAGGGCTTCGTCAGCGTGGAACTGTTGTTCATGCCCAGCGTTTATGCGCCGTGTCCGACCTGCCACGGCAGCCGCTTCGATGCGAAGACGCTGGCGATCACGCTGCGGGGCAAGTCCATCGCCGACGTGCTGGGCATGACCGTGGCCGAGGCCGCGGCGTTCTTCGAGGACGACGCCGCGATCGCGCGGCCGCTGCAGGTGCTGCTCGAAGTCGGCCTGGGCTATCTACGGCTGGGCCAGCCGGCGACCGAACTGTCGGGCGGCGAGGCCCAGCGCATCAAGCTGGCCAGCGAGCTGCAACGCGCGCAGCGACGCGGCACCGTCTACGTGCTCGACGAACCGACGACCGGCCTGCATCCGAGCGATGTCGATACCTTGATGACGCAGTTGCACGGGCTGGTGGACGCGGGCAACACCGTGATCGTCGTCGAGCACGACATGCGCGTGGCGGCCGCCAGTGACTGGGTCGTCGACATGGGGCCGGGCGCGGGCGCGGCGGGCGGCCACGTGGTCGTGGCCGGGACGCCGGAGGCCGTCGCGAAGCACCGCACCAGCCGGACCGCACTGTTTCTGCGTGAGGCGATGGCCTAG